CTTGataactgatgaaaatgcagcCACGGGTAGTAAATCTGATAAGGATTTCTCAGCTGGGCATGGTCCTCATGGGTGTGATGCTGCTGCTCTGTGTCGTGCTAATGAGATAACTGATCAAGTGGTAGCTTTGGATAATAAATCTGATTTGAATTTCTCAGCTGATCCTTATAAGTGTGATGATGCTTGTCATCGTGCTAATGAAAAAACTAATGAAATTACAGCTACCGACAATAAATCTGATATGGATTCCACCGCTGGGCATGATTCTGAGGGGTGTGATGATGCTAGTTTGCCATTTGCCAATGAGATAACTAATGATGTTGCAGCTGCAGATTCAAGTTCTTTAGATGCTTCTTATGATGTTACAACCCCTGTTTCAGCCCAGGGGACTACATGTTGCGACGCTCATTCTGAGGACAAGTTAGCTCAATCTGCATCTGGCACAAAATGTATGACCTCCTCTGATATGATTCATGATTCACTTGAGCTGGAAAATAAACCCGAAATAAATTGCCCTGTTGTAGATAATGCCGAGTCTTTGAAAGAGAGTGATATGGATGAAGCCCATGAAATAAACATTAGCATTGGCTGTCTTGAGCCCGTTCTTACTTTGGGGGGAATTTCTGCAGAGAACGCCACCGAGTTGATTATTGAAAATCTAGATGTCTCTGATTCTTCTCAAAATGGTCCTGCGGAGGGTTCCTTGCAAGTTAAATCTGATTCAAATCTTCAAGTTGCATGTGAGAGAGAAAGCAGATTACATCCTTTTGATGACAATTCTGTGACTGATGCACTTGAAGGAAAGACTTATTTATGACCATGATATTTGTAAGTTTCTGACTAACTATTGTGCATTGCAAGATTAAGGTCTCAACCAGAAGGTTTGGATATTTGCAATTTGATGCAAGTGATGTGGTTTCATGTGCATATGAAGTCAAAGGTGAAGTTGCTACTACAAAGCATGAATTTTGGATGTTGGAGGTGTACATTTGAAATGTTCCGAGTGTGTCATATGATGGTACCCATTCTGCTGCACGGTGTATATATCTGAATCTGCTGGTGCAAGTGTGAAGTTTCTCTCCAAGACCTTTATCATAGTAGCAGTTCGCTATTTCTTATCATAGTAGCAGTACCTTTGTTCCCAGTGCTGGCATTATGTTCATAATAATATGGGTAAAGCCACAATTTGCTTCCCCCTCCTCCGCTCCTTAGTGGGAGCAACAAGACATGATGCTCTGAGTGGTACTTCAGAAACCTCTCTACTTCCTGAGGCTGAGGTGACAGCCAACTTGTAAATGTTCAATTTGGGGTTAATGTTGTGATCTGAAATGAAAAAGGCTCGACTATTGGAATTTTCTTCGAGGCACTTAGTAGTGGAGGATTTCATGCACAATATTCAATATTCTTTAGATCTGTAGTGTCATTGGACGTAAataatcatctctctctctctctctctctctctctctctctctctatatatatatatatatatacacagacacacacacacacacatcttattttattacttgtTACGCAATTGCCATTATCTCAACCTATATTCTAATTTCTGTTAATTGGAAGTAAATAGAGGtttcattattcattttctgAAGGGAATAGCCGTAACCGTTGCAACTATCCCATCCTGAATGGAACACAGCGATATATCCTTATAAAGGCCCCCGCAGTGTTTGGAGgaaggaaaaatgatttatgtGACAAGTTCTTTGTAggtcttttcaaaaaataatgagattcatataaaaaatatatatattatttttttatggtgggTTTTACTTATTTTCATAAGATCTGCTAGACTTGGACACCTAAACCGTATGTAAGATTATCTAAACCTAAATCCGTATGTATTATTCTAAAAGTGATTAAATGGAgtagtaaaatgaaaaatgatcaaaattctAGAATTAGGAGGTGGGTTTAAATTGGGTTCAACCTTCATTTGACTTAGGATATTTAATGTTGATTATTAAAAGATGATTGAATGATAGATCAATGATTCAATGAAGTGAAGTGCTATGAACAATATTGGAAGTAAAACGGGTCGTTTCCGATAGGCAAACAGACGGTGCGATTTTATTCACTCACAACGCCTCGTACGATAGATAATAGATACGGCATATCGATCTCTCTCGGGAGCCGACCTCTGTTTGCTTCCTTCCTCGCTTTTCGCTTTCTGAACAATGGAGCTTGCCGCGCCTCCTCGTCTTGTATACTACCCCAACTCATCTCCGCTGCCAAAACATAGTGTTAAGGTTTCTCAGAGACCTCTCGCTTCCACTCCCACCTCGTTTGCTGAACACCCGTCTTTCTCTCTGAATAGTGGCCTACTCCTGAGAACGTCGCGGTACCCACACAGACTGGTTGCCTGCGCTGCATCGGTCGCTGATAATGGCTCGACGATTACAGCTTCTCCTAGCGGCGCaggttaaaataaaaaggaccTAATTTTGCTTCTCTGTGTTCGTTTTTTCCTTAAATAGGCGtcgtcttctttttttgttaacaGGTTGCCATTTTGAATTCTTACTGTTTATTTGTTAGGGGCTCGGATTGGGGAAGTCAAAAGGGTCACAAAGGAGACAAATGTAGCGGTCAAAATAAACTTGGATGGTTCGGGGGTTGCTGAAAATAATACTGGGATTCCCTTCCTTGATCACATGTTGGATGTTAGTGATTTCTCCTTCAAAAATTGCTTTAATTTTGTCAATTTATtaactttgttttgtttctcaATCTGGGTTTAGCTGCTTTTAGCTGTAGATTACAAtttcagtatttatttttacacattATTTTTCTTCCGAGTCGATTATATAGCTCGGTTGGTATGGTATATGCCAATTACCTGGATCAAGAAAACACATTTAAAAGGAATTTCACTTGAGATgtattcctttttttgtgattttattgtgCAATATTCGAGTATGATGTGTTGTTTGATGATTGTATCTATTTGTTTTACGTTAGCAACTTGCGTCGCATGGGCTGTTCGATGTGCATGTGAAGGCTACCGGGGACATCCACATTGATGATCATCACACAAATGAAGATGTTGCTCTTGCCATCGGAACGGTACTGGAAAGAAATTTACACCTTATGGTTTCTCGTGGTGTGATGCAAAATTTTAGGCAGCCCCTAGTGTGCGTGCGTGTTTTATCTagcatttgaaaataaaatatatgtttatttgATGGCATTCAATGAAGCCTATTTGTTTCCATAATTTGAGTCATTTAACCAATTTTGCATCTAGTCTTATTATCAATTTGAATTAGTTTTGCTTATATATGACCGATTTGAGTCACATAAACGTAATGGACTGGTCATTGTTGGCCAATTCTGCTTGGTCTGCAGGCTTTTTTGCAGGCACTTGGGGATAGGAAAGGAATAAATCGTTTTGGTGACTTCTCCGCTCCTCTTGATGAAGCACTAGTACATGTTGCGCTGGTAGGTTCAACTCAATCTTTCATATAAAGTAATTAGATATTGGGTTTTTTTGTACTAAAAAACTTCACCGATGTTAATGCCTTTGTGTTGGTAtgtgaaataatttcttacttTAGGACATTGTTTGTCCAGGATTTATCAGGCCGACCACATTTAGGTTATGATCTGCGAATACCTACTCAGAGAGTTGGAGCTTATGACACTCAGGTAggactttttaaaaaaaaaatacttgcacACCAAAAGTTTATATGCctcctttttcttattcatcTCTATAGCAGTGGTAGAACTCCCTAACCCTGAGGGGTAGCTCAGCTGGTCCATCCTTGGGTTTGCTCCCCAATGGTCACCAGTTCGAGTCCCCTTAGGGCCACTCGAGGTTTACCTGGTCGTTAACTTCAGGGCCGCATGGGATTAGTCGAGATGCGCGCAAGCTGGCCTGGACACCCTcggttatcaaaaaaaaaaaaaaaaagagaactcCCTGCTGAGATATTGACAATATCGACATGATGTGTACCTTTGGAGATTTTCTGCAATTTTATGTAGTTTagctttttttgataagtaattttATGTAGTTTAGCTATTGTTCTTTCACCTTAATCTTAAAACTGTTACTTGAggagatgatttgttttgaatttttttttgtttgtagttGGTGGAGCACTTTTTCCAGTCACTGGTGAATACTTCTGGCATGACACTTCACATACGCCAGGTAAAAATACTCAGAACTTCTTAACTTCGTTATCTAGTATAAAATATCCACCCGAACGCGACAAGAAGCTGTCAGTGTTAAATTATCCAACTATGCTTGATTGTTTAGATTCTTTGAACAAAAACATGAAGTTTACTGGAAATGCCATTTTCTTGCACTTTTTATTGGGCTAACTGTATactcttatttaatttcttatgcAATTAggtgtttaaattttattttgaggtttttatcttttctattttttacaactcaattttGTACTTGCAAAAAAAGGAAACTATATATAGAAGCtccaccaaaaaataaacaaacatacaaatgaaggaaagaaagagaaaatgagaaatggaAAGCAGCTCCAGAGTTCACAACATATAAGAATAAGAAAGTCGGCAACAACTATGTTGATCTTTTCATTccagttttatattttgaacaGTATGTTGATTTTGGTTGACAACAGCTTGCTGGAAGAAATTCGCACCATATAATTGAAGCAACCTTCAAAGCTTTTGCAAGAGCTCTTCGACAAGCAACAGAATATGACCCACGTCGCCATGGGACTGTTCCAAGGTTTGTTATTGTCTCATTAAATTTAAAGTCACAACATTATTGCCAGTGGTCTTTGAACGAAGTAGAatctaccccccccccccaaaaaaaaaaaaaaaaaaaaaaacattgtaaaGGGTGAGGTTAGaggttcatttttatttcttgatgtCAGGTCAGAGCTAGTTGCTTACTCTAAAGACATTTCCTTGGTTCATCGCATTTGGGATGttacttccaaatattttctcttgataatttataagagaaattttatttcaagtaaaaaggcatagtccaagtacacatgatGTATACAAATGAGAACACCTACTTACAAGCTAAAACAGAATACaactaaaacaaaacattacaATCATTCCCATTGCTTACaagattcttcacccaaaaacttAAAGTACTAAGGAAGAACTCCCTAAGTTCCCCTAAAGAACGTTCACAATTTTCAAAGCACCTCACATTCATCTCCAACCATAAACACCAAAGCAAGCACAAGGGAATCATCTTCAACACTGCAATGCCGTTACTTCTCCCCACAATACCTTGCCAGCATGCAAAGAAATCTACCACACGCATAGGCATCACCCAAAAAATGCCAACCCTtacaaaaatctcattccacaaagaagtcaccacctcacaatgaagaaaaagatgatcaatagattcaccatccttcttacacataaaacaccaatcaaCCACCGGTAAGTCTCTCTTCCTCAGGTTGTCCGTGGTTAAAATTTTCCCAAGAGACACCAGCCAACAGATGAATATTTTTCCAGGGATAATCTTTGACCCCATGACAGGTTAACACCTTGTAAAAAGAACTCACTGAAAATCTGGAATTAACTGTATGCCACTGCAGACTATCCTCCCTGTTCTGATCAAGCTTCATCTCGTATAATCTTCCAAATAAATCAGAAACTTCGCATACTTCCCAATCCTGTACATCTCTAGTGAATTCCACAGTCCAGTGAAAAAATTTGGACCATTTCTCGATTTGTGCGTGTCATTCCTATTATCTA
Above is a genomic segment from Juglans microcarpa x Juglans regia isolate MS1-56 chromosome 1D, Jm3101_v1.0, whole genome shotgun sequence containing:
- the LOC121256730 gene encoding imidazoleglycerol-phosphate dehydratase 1, chloroplastic isoform X1 yields the protein MELAAPPRLVYYPNSSPLPKHSVKVSQRPLASTPTSFAEHPSFSLNSGLLLRTSRYPHRLVACAASVADNGSTITASPSGAGARIGEVKRVTKETNVAVKINLDGSGVAENNTGIPFLDHMLDQLASHGLFDVHVKATGDIHIDDHHTNEDVALAIGTAFLQALGDRKGINRFGDFSAPLDEALVHVALDLSGRPHLGYDLRIPTQRVGAYDTQLVEHFFQSLVNTSGMTLHIRQLAGRNSHHIIEATFKAFARALRQATEYDPRRHGTVPSSKGVLSRS
- the LOC121256730 gene encoding imidazoleglycerol-phosphate dehydratase, chloroplastic isoform X2, with translation MELAAPPRLVYYPNSSPLPKHSVKVSQRPLASTPTSFAEHPSFSLNSGLLLRTSRYPHRLVACAASVADNGSTITASPSGAGARIGEVKRVTKETNVAVKINLDGSGVAENNTGIPFLDHMLDQLASHGLFDVHVKATGDIHIDDHHTNEDVALAIGTAFLQALGDRKGINRFGDFSAPLDEALVHVALDLSGRPHLGYDLRIPTQRVGAYDTQLVEHFFQSLVNTSGMTLHIRQYVDFG